A portion of the Oxynema aestuarii AP17 genome contains these proteins:
- a CDS encoding glycosyltransferase, which produces MEDLIDVSAIVPCFNQGEFILDAIASIEASVEVNWELIIINDGSTEPLTLEVLQYLERHGYWVINQSNRGLAAARNRGIREASGRYILPVDADNKIRPDYMGLARDILDSSPEIGVVYGNVQFFGDRQALWHVPAFDRDRLLQSNYIDACAVFRKQLWEGCGGYDTAIPNRLGFEDWDLWLTALGRGWQFYRLPEIVFDYRVRPRSMVTRCLQQENHDKILEYLRKKHPDLLRGKQ; this is translated from the coding sequence GTATCGGCGATCGTTCCTTGTTTTAATCAAGGGGAATTTATTCTAGATGCGATCGCCAGTATTGAAGCCTCGGTCGAGGTGAATTGGGAATTAATTATTATTAATGACGGTTCGACTGAACCCCTCACTTTGGAGGTATTGCAATATTTAGAACGCCACGGATATTGGGTGATTAATCAGAGCAATCGCGGTTTAGCTGCTGCGAGAAATCGCGGGATTCGGGAGGCGAGTGGTCGCTATATTCTTCCGGTGGATGCGGACAATAAAATTAGACCGGATTACATGGGTTTGGCACGCGATATTCTCGATTCTTCCCCAGAAATTGGCGTGGTTTATGGGAACGTTCAGTTTTTCGGCGATCGCCAGGCTCTTTGGCACGTTCCGGCGTTCGATCGCGATCGCCTTTTACAGAGCAATTATATCGATGCTTGTGCGGTTTTTCGCAAACAATTGTGGGAAGGGTGCGGCGGTTACGATACGGCGATTCCCAATCGACTCGGATTTGAAGATTGGGATTTATGGTTGACGGCGTTAGGTCGGGGATGGCAGTTTTATCGCCTTCCCGAAATTGTCTTTGACTATCGGGTACGACCGCGTTCGATGGTGACTCGATGTTTGCAACAGGAAAATCACGACAAAATTCTTGAATATCTCCGAAAAAAACATCCCGACCTACTGCGAGGGAAGCAATAG
- a CDS encoding thylakoid membrane photosystem I accumulation factor, which translates to MQSLNRLQNQGFRWWRRPRWRVSRLSAAIAIAVLLWFAGAPSARASLNDDRFDGNIYALYGGNGSLVPPKVTFRQALKRDDKATLVVFYLDDSRDCKQFASVVSQLQAYYGRAADILPLNVDAITTEGSFTPNDAGYYYEGVVPQTVVFDQSGKKVYSGLGQVDFGEVDRVLRKLYNLVPRDESQELKKRSFNEFNSELAPD; encoded by the coding sequence ATGCAGAGCCTCAATCGCCTGCAAAATCAGGGTTTCCGGTGGTGGAGACGACCCCGATGGCGAGTCAGTCGTCTGTCGGCGGCGATCGCGATCGCGGTTTTGCTGTGGTTTGCGGGGGCCCCGTCAGCCCGTGCGAGTCTCAATGACGACCGCTTCGACGGCAATATCTACGCGCTTTATGGCGGGAATGGCTCCCTAGTTCCGCCTAAAGTCACGTTTCGTCAAGCGCTCAAACGGGACGACAAGGCAACCCTCGTCGTGTTTTACCTGGATGACAGTCGGGATTGCAAACAGTTTGCCAGCGTCGTTTCTCAGTTGCAAGCCTATTACGGTCGCGCTGCAGATATTTTGCCCTTAAACGTGGATGCAATTACGACTGAAGGGAGTTTTACTCCGAATGATGCGGGGTATTACTATGAAGGGGTGGTTCCACAAACCGTGGTGTTTGACCAATCGGGGAAAAAGGTTTATAGCGGTCTCGGACAGGTTGATTTTGGGGAAGTCGATCGGGTTTTACGTAAACTTTACAATTTAGTTCCGAGAGACGAATCTCAGGAATTGAAAAAGCGATCGTTCAACGAATTCAATAGTGAATTAGCTCCCGACTAA
- a CDS encoding sugar transferase, with protein sequence MHKQKLDIRAPIIAQLSRGTGIGWLRVALLAIVDSLTIAAAWYLADLWGTPVGGFSLLWNVDGKPGFLLPIMAITIGILWASGLYGTDDRRRDFFSLIKSLTLAQGVLLIVGYLYEPEAVASRSTFLLAWIFNLLFVFSERLIIHLSIINLRHKGAIRQRISLLGQAPDIEEAQKLIQKTKQYIICDAEDVGLRQEEDWSSLIDKLRLKQVSEVFVCSHLSVKQQVSLYWELKTAGIHLRILPMGLELPIQWSEIKMVNGLPTMRFRSPPIIGGDFWIKRGFDLVAGSLILLATSPILTAIALAIKIDSPGPIFYKQTRIGVKGREFKVWKFRTMVVDAERLQKQLEEMNEMKGGIMFKMKEDPRITKVGRFLRRYSLDELPQIINVLIGEMSLVGPRPFPLRDVERFSEHHHMRHEVLPGITGLWQVSGRSDIIDFEDVFRLDMTYIQNWSVSLDFQILFQTIKVVLGKEGAY encoded by the coding sequence ATGCACAAACAAAAGCTCGACATACGCGCTCCGATCATTGCCCAACTCAGTCGCGGGACGGGGATTGGCTGGTTAAGAGTTGCCTTACTGGCGATCGTCGATAGCTTGACCATCGCCGCCGCGTGGTATTTAGCCGATCTGTGGGGAACGCCAGTAGGGGGCTTTAGCCTGCTGTGGAACGTAGACGGTAAACCGGGATTTTTACTACCGATTATGGCGATCACGATCGGTATTTTATGGGCCTCCGGGCTTTACGGAACCGACGACCGCCGTCGGGATTTCTTCAGTTTGATTAAATCTTTGACGTTAGCTCAAGGCGTGTTGCTCATTGTCGGCTACCTTTACGAACCGGAAGCCGTAGCGTCTCGCTCCACCTTTTTACTCGCGTGGATTTTTAACTTACTTTTCGTATTTAGCGAGCGCTTAATTATTCATCTAAGTATTATTAATTTACGCCACAAAGGAGCGATCCGGCAGCGAATCAGCTTGCTGGGGCAAGCCCCAGACATTGAAGAAGCCCAAAAGTTAATCCAAAAAACCAAGCAATATATCATTTGCGATGCTGAAGACGTCGGGCTTCGTCAAGAGGAAGATTGGAGTTCTTTAATCGACAAACTGCGCCTCAAACAAGTTAGTGAAGTCTTTGTTTGTTCTCATCTTTCCGTCAAACAGCAGGTTTCTCTCTACTGGGAACTAAAAACGGCGGGCATCCATCTAAGAATTCTACCAATGGGTTTGGAATTGCCGATCCAATGGTCTGAAATTAAGATGGTTAATGGCTTACCCACCATGAGATTTAGATCGCCACCGATTATCGGTGGAGACTTTTGGATCAAACGCGGATTCGATTTGGTCGCGGGCAGTTTAATTTTATTGGCGACCAGCCCGATTTTAACGGCGATCGCCCTCGCGATTAAAATCGATTCTCCCGGTCCGATCTTCTACAAACAGACGCGAATTGGGGTCAAAGGACGGGAATTCAAAGTCTGGAAATTTCGGACGATGGTGGTCGATGCCGAGCGCTTGCAAAAGCAACTCGAAGAGATGAACGAAATGAAAGGCGGGATCATGTTCAAAATGAAAGAAGATCCTCGCATTACTAAAGTCGGACGGTTTTTGCGGCGCTACAGTCTCGACGAACTGCCCCAAATTATTAACGTGTTGATCGGCGAAATGAGTTTAGTCGGTCCGCGTCCGTTTCCCTTGCGCGACGTCGAACGCTTTTCCGAACACCATCACATGCGTCACGAAGTTTTACCTGGAATTACGGGATTGTGGCAAGTTTCGGGACGTTCGGATATTATCGATTTTGAAGATGTCTTTCGTTTGGACATGACTTACATTCAAAATTGGTCCGTCTCTTTGGACTTTCAAATCTTGTTCCAAACGATTAAAGTCGTACTCGGTAAAGAAGGGGCGTATTAA
- a CDS encoding glycosyltransferase family 9 protein — translation MRILALVPGGIGDQILFFPTLEDLKRSYPNARIDVIVEPRAKDAYRVCKFLHDKSLQVLPFDFVDRNGLADWGNLLGVVRDREYDAVISLERRPLFKVLLWLSGIPTRVGYRDLTFDDWFLNAAVERKTEQYLPLVNHDLLQGLGLNTPCPDLSVTLLKEDLNWAEAEQDRLGVKNSGYILAYGGSGSLCETQGSDGIYPVEQWQQIVEQIQQRQPQLPIVWIEEPENPELSQQLAGACPGLKVTSAPDLGKLAGMVAAANLMLCTDSVPLHLAVALQTYTIALFGPTTAKKRLPSPTDRGSDAEVRFLSIQSPTGKLADISPETVLDKVWGS, via the coding sequence ATGCGAATACTGGCCCTTGTCCCAGGCGGAATTGGCGACCAAATTTTATTCTTTCCGACTTTAGAAGACCTCAAGCGGTCTTACCCCAACGCTCGAATCGATGTCATCGTAGAGCCTCGGGCGAAGGATGCCTATCGAGTGTGTAAGTTCCTCCACGACAAGTCACTCCAGGTCTTGCCCTTTGATTTTGTCGATCGCAATGGCTTGGCAGATTGGGGCAACTTGTTGGGCGTGGTTCGCGATCGCGAGTACGATGCAGTTATATCCCTCGAACGGCGTCCCCTGTTCAAGGTCTTGCTGTGGCTCTCGGGGATTCCCACCCGGGTCGGCTACCGCGATCTGACCTTTGACGACTGGTTTCTCAACGCGGCGGTCGAACGCAAAACCGAGCAGTATCTTCCCCTCGTCAATCACGACCTCTTGCAAGGTTTGGGTCTGAATACCCCCTGTCCCGATCTCTCGGTGACTTTGCTCAAAGAGGATCTCAATTGGGCCGAAGCGGAACAAGACCGACTCGGCGTTAAAAATAGCGGCTACATTCTCGCCTATGGGGGTTCGGGTTCCCTGTGCGAAACCCAGGGCAGTGACGGGATTTACCCGGTCGAACAATGGCAGCAGATCGTCGAGCAAATCCAGCAGCGACAACCCCAACTGCCGATCGTTTGGATCGAAGAACCGGAAAACCCCGAGTTGTCCCAGCAGTTGGCGGGGGCTTGTCCGGGTTTGAAGGTGACCTCGGCTCCCGATCTCGGTAAGTTAGCCGGGATGGTTGCCGCCGCGAACTTGATGCTGTGTACGGATAGCGTTCCCCTGCATTTGGCGGTAGCCTTGCAAACTTACACGATCGCCCTGTTCGGCCCGACGACGGCTAAAAAACGGCTTCCCAGCCCTACAGACCGGGGTTCCGACGCGGAAGTGCGTTTTCTCAGCATTCAATCGCCGACGGGAAAACTGGCGGATATTTCACCAGAAACGGTTTTGGACAAAGTTTGGGGGTCTTGA
- the ispD gene encoding 2-C-methyl-D-erythritol 4-phosphate cytidylyltransferase produces the protein MHLLIPAAGMGRRMGSDRNKLLLQLSNRPLLAWTLQAVNAAEQITWIGIVGQPTDWPDFKAILAAEPPSKPVEFIPGGDTRQESVYNGLQALPDGAERVLIHDGARALATPHLFDRCAESLRHCSGIVAAVPVKDTIKIVDPTDELIRDTPDRRNLWAAQTPQGFEVAALKDCHDRGRREGWQVTDDAALFEKNGLPVKIVPGEETNLKITTPVDLAIAEFILQQRLGS, from the coding sequence GTGCATTTATTGATTCCAGCCGCCGGGATGGGGCGACGGATGGGCAGCGATCGCAACAAACTCCTGCTGCAGTTGAGCAACCGACCGCTCCTCGCCTGGACCCTACAAGCGGTCAATGCTGCCGAGCAAATTACTTGGATCGGCATTGTCGGTCAGCCTACGGATTGGCCCGACTTCAAAGCTATTTTAGCCGCCGAACCCCCCTCCAAACCCGTCGAATTCATTCCTGGGGGAGACACCCGCCAAGAATCGGTTTACAACGGCTTGCAAGCCCTCCCCGACGGTGCCGAACGGGTTCTCATTCACGACGGCGCCCGTGCCTTGGCTACCCCTCACCTCTTCGATCGCTGCGCCGAGAGTTTGCGTCACTGTTCTGGCATCGTCGCCGCCGTTCCCGTTAAAGACACCATTAAAATCGTCGATCCGACCGACGAGCTGATCCGCGACACGCCCGATCGCCGTAACTTGTGGGCGGCACAAACCCCTCAAGGGTTCGAGGTTGCCGCCCTTAAAGACTGTCACGATCGCGGACGCCGGGAAGGATGGCAAGTCACCGACGACGCCGCTTTATTTGAAAAAAACGGTTTGCCCGTCAAAATCGTCCCCGGGGAAGAAACAAACCTCAAAATCACCACCCCCGTAGACTTGGCGATCGCCGAATTCATTTTGCAACAGCGCCTCGGATCCTAA
- a CDS encoding RNA-guided endonuclease InsQ/TnpB family protein — protein sequence MLTMNYTYRIYPDALQQTELLSWLETCRGVYNYALRELKDWIASRKCSVDRCSLEKEYIIPADELFPSYHRQQNNLPKAKKQFPHLGKVHSQVLQTTIRRLHDTWEVFQKRGYGFPRFKKFGQFKSFVFPQFKNNPINGFTIKLPKIGEVPINLHPPFAPLSKGGWGDTGKGPVHGRAIGINLGLERFLTASDRSFQERPQFFKSMQRKLKLLQRRAARKQKGSQNYRRKDFHLKTAHQLCDRAQTIFAEDLNVTGLTRGMLRTDCVDAAFGQFLSLTEWVCWKRGVYFGKVNPNGTSQTCPNCLATVSKGLEVREHHCPECGYRTHRDTPSASLRERAAAEMVLDRGLENVGASGTLGNGNRLSSRSVGGL from the coding sequence ATGCTGACCATGAACTACACCTACCGAATCTATCCAGATGCCTTGCAGCAGACTGAACTGCTGTCGTGGCTTGAGACGTGCAGAGGGGTATATAACTACGCGTTGCGCGAACTCAAAGACTGGATTGCTTCTCGTAAGTGTTCGGTAGACCGATGCTCGTTGGAGAAGGAATACATCATTCCTGCCGATGAGCTATTCCCGTCCTACCACCGTCAGCAAAACAACCTGCCCAAAGCGAAGAAGCAATTCCCGCATCTGGGTAAAGTGCATTCTCAGGTGTTGCAGACCACGATTCGCAGACTGCACGATACCTGGGAAGTATTTCAGAAACGGGGATATGGATTCCCGCGTTTCAAAAAATTCGGTCAATTCAAATCCTTTGTATTTCCCCAGTTCAAGAACAATCCCATCAATGGCTTCACAATCAAGTTGCCAAAGATTGGGGAAGTACCCATCAACCTGCATCCCCCCTTCGCCCCCCTTTCAAAGGGGGGTTGGGGGGATACAGGTAAGGGTCCGGTTCATGGTCGGGCGATTGGGATTAACCTGGGATTGGAGCGATTCTTGACCGCTTCCGATCGCTCTTTCCAAGAGCGACCCCAGTTTTTCAAGTCGATGCAACGCAAGCTGAAATTGCTGCAACGCAGAGCCGCACGAAAACAGAAGGGTTCTCAAAACTATCGTCGTAAAGATTTCCATCTGAAGACGGCTCATCAGCTTTGCGACCGGGCGCAAACTATCTTTGCAGAAGACCTCAACGTCACGGGGTTGACGCGAGGAATGCTGCGAACAGATTGTGTTGATGCCGCCTTCGGACAGTTTCTGTCTCTGACGGAATGGGTTTGTTGGAAGCGTGGGGTCTACTTTGGTAAAGTCAATCCCAACGGCACCAGTCAAACCTGCCCCAACTGCCTTGCTACGGTCAGCAAAGGGTTGGAAGTCAGAGAGCATCATTGTCCTGAGTGTGGGTATCGGACTCATCGCGATACGCCTTCGGCGTCGCTACGCGAACGTGCCGCCGCAGAGATGGTTTTGGATCGTGGACTAGAGAATGTAGGAGCATCGGGGACTCTGGGGAACGGAAACCGCCTGTCAAGTCGGTCTGTCGGGGGTCTATGA
- a CDS encoding response regulator transcription factor: MKILLVEDDNRIAETLASILRDRYYTVEIAGDGERAWSLASAFSYDLILLDVMLPKIDGITLTQRWRAAGKSTPILILTAKNTSRDKVLGLDVGADDYVVKPFDLPELLARIRALLRRGDRDPSLILKWGLLQLDPNRCESEYNGVALPLTPKEYSLLELLLRHPRRLFSRPAILDRLWSFEDPPGEETVKVHIRSLRKKLQAAGAPSNFIQTVYGLGYRLNQHL, translated from the coding sequence ATGAAAATCCTGTTAGTTGAAGACGACAATCGCATCGCCGAAACCTTAGCATCGATCCTACGCGATCGCTACTACACCGTAGAAATAGCCGGGGATGGCGAAAGAGCGTGGAGCCTTGCCAGTGCTTTTAGTTATGACTTAATCCTGCTGGATGTCATGTTGCCTAAAATTGATGGCATCACCCTCACCCAACGCTGGAGAGCCGCCGGAAAAAGCACGCCCATTTTAATCTTGACCGCCAAAAATACAAGTCGAGATAAAGTATTAGGTTTAGACGTCGGCGCCGACGATTACGTCGTTAAACCCTTCGATTTACCCGAATTACTCGCCCGCATTCGAGCCTTATTGCGACGGGGCGATCGCGACCCTTCCCTCATTCTAAAATGGGGCTTATTACAACTCGATCCCAACCGTTGCGAAAGCGAATATAACGGGGTCGCCTTACCCCTGACTCCCAAAGAATATAGCTTGCTCGAATTATTGTTACGCCATCCTCGGCGCTTATTTAGTCGCCCTGCAATTTTAGATCGATTGTGGTCTTTTGAAGATCCTCCCGGAGAAGAAACCGTAAAAGTTCACATCAGGAGTTTGCGAAAAAAATTGCAAGCCGCAGGCGCACCTTCTAATTTTATTCAAACCGTCTATGGTTTGGGATATCGGCTCAACCAACATCTTTAA
- a CDS encoding PepSY domain-containing protein: MNKAAFRKLHRTIAPIIFVPLLLSALTGIGYRIGRSWLAIPRRAGHLLMAVHQGEYLGHALTPVYVLFVGLGLLGAIATGLTLTGWFRGNRSAKAANSLNFRQIHRRLAPLFFIPLALVAMTGIGYCLGESWLGLPEGITDRLMDIHQGSFLGNRLRPIYVLVVGMGLLSLLITGIEMTGMFRKKRQSSM, from the coding sequence ATGAATAAAGCAGCTTTTCGCAAACTCCACCGAACCATTGCCCCGATAATTTTTGTTCCCTTATTGCTCAGTGCTTTAACTGGAATCGGCTATCGCATCGGTAGAAGTTGGTTGGCAATACCGAGAAGGGCGGGTCATTTGCTCATGGCCGTCCATCAAGGCGAATATCTCGGCCATGCCCTCACCCCCGTTTACGTGTTATTCGTAGGTTTGGGATTACTCGGGGCGATCGCCACCGGGTTGACCCTGACCGGATGGTTTCGGGGAAATCGAAGCGCAAAAGCTGCTAACTCTCTCAATTTCCGTCAAATTCACCGCCGTCTCGCCCCCCTATTTTTCATCCCCTTAGCCTTAGTGGCGATGACAGGAATTGGCTATTGTTTGGGAGAAAGTTGGTTGGGACTTCCAGAAGGAATCACGGATCGATTAATGGATATTCACCAAGGATCGTTTCTAGGAAATCGGTTAAGACCGATTTATGTTTTAGTCGTCGGGATGGGATTACTTTCCTTATTGATTACCGGAATTGAAATGACGGGAATGTTTCGCAAAAAACGGCAGTCTTCGATGTAA
- a CDS encoding RNA-guided endonuclease InsQ/TnpB family protein, which yields MFKAYKYRIYPTHEQQATLAKSFGCCRWYWNYALNLCQETYRETGKGLSRGDLQGLLPALKKEHPWLKEGVYSQCLQVVALNLSTAYRNFFENRAKLPRFKSKQGRQSISYPQNVKFEGNYIKLPKVGLVRCRQHRSFEGKIKTVTLSKNPDGKYYASVLVEGKKEPPLLSTEGKAIGIDLGLTDFAITSEGSKYNNPKHFDKHARNLKRKQQKHARKRKGSNNRNKSRVKVAKIHAKISRCREDFLHKLSRKIVNENQVIVVESPLTPLNKGGTKGGIGMVRNHQLAKAISDVGWGMFCTMLKYKAESEGKVYLEVDRFFPSSKTCHVCLNQIKSLSLDARSWTCEHCQTRHDRDINAAINLKNEGLRILELGTSSTALGGDVRRGGRTSVLSSAVPSEEGSRY from the coding sequence ATGTTCAAGGCGTACAAATACCGCATCTATCCAACCCACGAGCAACAAGCAACTTTAGCCAAGAGCTTTGGTTGCTGTCGTTGGTATTGGAACTATGCGTTAAATTTGTGCCAAGAGACTTATCGAGAGACCGGGAAAGGTCTATCAAGGGGTGATCTTCAGGGATTATTACCTGCCCTCAAAAAGGAACACCCTTGGCTTAAAGAAGGCGTCTATTCCCAATGCTTGCAAGTCGTGGCGTTGAACTTATCGACCGCTTATCGAAACTTCTTTGAGAACCGGGCAAAATTACCCCGATTCAAATCCAAGCAGGGAAGGCAATCTATCAGTTATCCTCAAAATGTTAAGTTTGAGGGAAATTACATCAAACTGCCTAAAGTTGGGTTAGTGCGTTGTCGTCAGCATCGAAGTTTTGAGGGAAAAATCAAAACTGTAACCCTCTCCAAAAATCCAGATGGTAAATATTATGCTTCAGTTTTGGTAGAGGGTAAAAAAGAACCTCCCCTCCTCTCAACTGAAGGAAAAGCCATTGGCATTGATTTAGGGCTGACCGATTTTGCGATTACCAGTGAGGGGTCGAAATATAATAATCCCAAGCATTTTGATAAACACGCGCGAAACCTAAAAAGAAAACAGCAAAAACACGCTCGAAAAAGGAAAGGTAGCAACAACCGCAATAAATCGCGGGTAAAAGTTGCTAAGATTCACGCCAAAATAAGTCGCTGTCGTGAAGATTTTCTCCACAAGCTATCCCGTAAGATAGTGAACGAAAACCAAGTGATTGTGGTCGAATCCCCCCTAACCCCCCTTAATAAGGGGGGAACTAAAGGGGGGATAGGCATGGTTCGCAATCACCAACTCGCCAAAGCGATTAGTGATGTCGGTTGGGGAATGTTTTGTACGATGTTAAAGTACAAGGCTGAATCAGAAGGAAAAGTTTATCTAGAAGTCGATCGATTTTTTCCTTCTTCTAAAACCTGCCATGTATGTCTCAATCAAATCAAAAGCTTGTCTCTTGATGCGAGAAGCTGGACTTGCGAACATTGCCAAACTCGTCATGACAGGGATATCAATGCCGCCATCAATCTCAAAAATGAAGGCTTACGGATATTAGAGTTAGGGACTAGCTCTACTGCCCTTGGAGGGGATGTAAGACGAGGGGGTAGAACTTCAGTTCTATCTAGCGCAGTCCCCAGTGAAGAGGGAAGCCGCTATTGA
- a CDS encoding DoxX family protein produces the protein MNFNRLQSFIPLLSRLLLAAIFLKSGIEKLLDPTATQTYMQGNGVPGILLWPTIAVLLAGGLSVLCGYRAKWGALLLVGFLTMGAGILRFYRR, from the coding sequence GTGAATTTTAACCGATTACAATCATTTATTCCGCTCTTGTCGCGGCTTCTGCTCGCCGCGATCTTTCTCAAGTCCGGGATCGAGAAACTACTCGACCCCACGGCGACCCAAACCTATATGCAAGGCAACGGCGTTCCCGGGATCTTGCTGTGGCCGACGATCGCCGTTCTATTGGCCGGAGGTTTATCGGTCTTGTGCGGTTATCGGGCGAAATGGGGGGCGTTATTGCTCGTCGGCTTTTTAACAATGGGAGCGGGAATTCTCCGATTCTACCGAAGGTGA
- a CDS encoding LysM peptidoglycan-binding domain-containing M23 family metallopeptidase produces the protein MSLFHRLILGTSVLLLAGPIAPVAANPSESATPSACPAPALDRIQRHTVAAGESLEAIAEQYNLIPATLIGFNPQLRGGGVQPGMELKIPPYNGITVNVNPGQTWPELASAYNVRADVLFEVNGCQPPQAVAFIPGVNWSPTSSPETGLPEAATDADATLDGYPLPEPGETLLAYGWRVTGEDSKVVFHSGIDLQADAGTPVLAVEEGIVAYASDRGAYGNLVVINHPGGKQTRYAHLQSIEISLRQKVRRGDRLGSVGTSGSPDVGEPHLHFEVRSNSDLGWVAEDPALYLRSQVSER, from the coding sequence ATGAGTTTATTCCATCGCTTAATTTTAGGCACGAGCGTGCTGCTGTTGGCCGGGCCGATCGCCCCCGTCGCGGCCAATCCCAGCGAGTCGGCGACCCCCTCCGCCTGTCCGGCTCCCGCCCTCGATCGCATCCAACGCCATACCGTCGCCGCCGGAGAAAGCCTCGAAGCGATCGCCGAACAATATAACCTGATTCCGGCGACGTTGATCGGCTTCAACCCCCAACTGCGCGGCGGTGGAGTGCAACCGGGGATGGAACTGAAAATCCCGCCCTACAACGGCATTACCGTCAACGTCAACCCGGGACAAACCTGGCCCGAATTGGCCTCTGCATACAATGTTAGAGCGGACGTGTTGTTTGAAGTCAACGGCTGCCAACCGCCGCAAGCCGTCGCCTTCATTCCCGGCGTCAACTGGTCGCCGACGAGTTCCCCAGAAACCGGATTGCCGGAAGCGGCGACCGACGCCGACGCCACCCTCGATGGCTATCCCCTCCCCGAACCCGGCGAAACCTTGCTCGCTTATGGCTGGCGGGTGACCGGAGAGGACAGTAAGGTGGTGTTTCACAGTGGGATCGACTTGCAGGCAGACGCGGGAACCCCGGTGTTAGCTGTAGAAGAAGGCATCGTCGCCTACGCCAGCGATCGCGGCGCTTACGGCAACTTAGTCGTGATCAACCATCCCGGCGGCAAGCAAACGCGGTACGCTCACCTACAAAGTATAGAAATTAGCTTGCGACAAAAAGTGAGACGCGGCGATCGCCTCGGCAGCGTCGGCACGAGCGGCAGTCCCGACGTCGGCGAACCCCACCTGCACTTTGAAGTGCGTTCCAACTCCGATCTCGGTTGGGTCGCCGAAGACCCCGCACTGTACTTGCGATCGCAAGTCAGCGAACGGTGA